One Hippoglossus hippoglossus isolate fHipHip1 chromosome 13, fHipHip1.pri, whole genome shotgun sequence genomic window carries:
- the mmp20b gene encoding matrix metalloproteinase-20: MKRSGPTFTSKVKDMQMFFGLNVTGVLDVDTVEVMKSPRCGVPDVEEYSHIQTTRWNKNVITYSIGRYTRDLPRSTVDSLVESAFSVWARASGLTFVRSHTRNADIMVEFVTYAHGDLYPFDGPRGTLAHAFGPGSGVGGDTHFDDDEHWTAGGTGFNLFVVAAHEFGHALGLKHSRNPDSLMYPTYKSPHPANLLSREDVANINALYSRARGRQSHFPRYDWSSQYNQWMSGSLFPRLLQNKCAPDMTFDAVSTLGDATFFFRERYLWIKHNEQYDIKEGPISNFMPKIETSIDAAFWVPRRSTAYLIHESIFWTVKGSLVKGKARALSHFGFPVWVQEVDAAVHLVKTGRTLFFMHDIYWSYNENRRVMDFGYPKYISEDFPGINSTINAAVYKDGFIYFFLGPQVYKYDYTQKLVVAVEKANSWLGC; this comes from the exons ATGAAGCGGAGTGGGCCCACCTTCACCTCCAAAGTGAAAGACATGCAGATGTTCTTTGGGCTCAATGTGACGGGTGTGCTGGACGTAGACACCGTGGAGGTGATGAAGAGCCCTCGGTGTGGCGTTCCAGATGTGGAGGAGTACAGCCACATTCAGACAACACGATGGAACAAGAACGTCATCACCTACAG CATCGGCAGGTACACCAGGGATTTGCCTCGTAGCACTGTGGACTCTCTGGTTGAGTCAGCGTTCAGCGTCTGGGCCAGAGCCAGCGGCCTGACGTTTGTAAGGTCGCACACCCGCAACGCTGACATCATGGTGGAGTTTGTGACCTACG CGCATGGGGACTTGTATCCATTCGACGGACCCAGAGGCACGCTGGCTCATGCCTTCGGTCCAGGGTCGGGTGTTGGGGGCGACACCCACTTTGACGATGATGAGCACTGGACTGCAGGAGGAACAG gcTTTAATCTTTTCGTGGTAGCTGCACATGAATTTGGCCACGCTTTGGGACTAAAGCACTCCAGAAACCCAGACTCACTGATGTACCCGACCTACAAGTCCCCCCATCCTGCCAACCTCCTATCCAGAGAAGATGTAGCAAATATCAACGCACTTTACA GCCGAGCCCGAGGTCGTCAGAGTCACTTTCCGAGGTACGACTGGAGCTCTCAGTATAACCAGTGGATGTCAGGATCTCTGTTCCCTCGACTCCTGCAGAACAAATGTGCTCCAGACATGACCTTTGACGCAGTGTCCACTCTCGGGGACGCCACCTTCTTTTTCAGAGAAAG ATATCTCTGGATTAAACACAACGAACAGTACGACATCAAAGAAGGTCCCATCAGCAACTTTATGCCCAAGATTGAAACGAGCATCGATGCTGCTTTCTGGGTACCTCGCAGATCCACTGCTTATCTTATTCATG AGTCCATCTTCTGGACAGTGAAAGGTTCTCTTGTGAAGGGGAAGGCCAGAGCACTCAGCCACTTTGGATTTCCAGTCTGGGTGCAGGAAGTTGACGCAGCGGTGCACCTAGTGAAAACAGGACGCACACTCTTCTTCATGCATGACATCTACTGGAG ttACAATGAAAACCGAAGGGTTATGGACTTTGGTTATCCAAAGTACATCAGCGAGGATTTCCCAGGAATCAACTCGACAATAAATGCcgctgtttataaagatg GTTTCATCTACTTTTTTCTCGGACCACAAGTCTACAAATACGACTACACCCAGAAACTTGTTGTCGCAGTTGAGAAAGCTAATTCCTGGCTCGGATGTTGA
- the mmp13b gene encoding collagenase 3 — protein sequence MIALLLLLALVAHTSALPLPSENKDNWLQAEKYLRRFYGLPAGLQGRQGTSGAFKTKIKEMQSFFKLKVTGNLDDNTLEFMNLPRCGVPDIGEYNHFPRDLKWQNNNVTFRILNYTPDLTKSDVDRAIRTALNVWSDVTPLTFKKLQNGIADIMISFGSKEHGDYNPFDGPDGLLAHAYPPGQGIGGDTHFDEDEHWTKDSSAYNLFIVAAHELGHALGMSHSTDAGALMYPIYSYSTGFVLAEDDIEGIQALYGPNPDQKKVKPKPDAPDKCDPMLSFDATTELRGETIIFKDRFYWRLHPQMPEPEQTLIQFTWPSLPNKVDAAYENPEKDMVIIFSGIRMWALNGYNLVDGYPKYIHKLGLPKTVRKVDAAVHIKGTGKTLLFTDEEYWSYDEATGTMDSGYPRIIEDDFPGMDDEVDAALYQHGYLYFFHGHVQYEYSYTARKVIRIMWTNSILNC from the exons ATGATagctttgctgctgctgctggcgctGGTCGCTCACACCTCTGCACTGCCTCTGCCGTCTGAGAACAAAGACAACTGGCTTCAAGCAGAG AAATACCTCCGTCGCTTCTATGGTCTTCCAGCCGGTCTTCAGGGGAGACAGGGGACATCAGGCGCCTTCAAGACCAAGATCAAGGAGATGCAGAGTTTCTTCAAACTCAAG GTGACAGGGAATCTGGATGACAACACGCTGGAGTTTATGAATCTGCCCCGATGTGGCGTCCCGGACATCGGGGAGTACAACCACTTCCCTCGAGACCTCAAATGGCAAAATAACAACGTCACATTCAG GATCCTGAATTACACACCAGATCTGACGAAGTCTGACGTTGACAGAGCCATTCGCACTGCGCTGAACGTTTGGTCTGATGTCACGCCTCTGACCTTCAAGAAGCTGCAGAATGGCATCGCTGACATTATGATCAGTTTTGGGTCAAAAG agcaTGGAGACTACAACCCTTTTGATGGGCCTGATGGTCTGCTGGCTCACGCCTACCCACCGGGCCAAGGCATCGGAGGAGACACTCACTTTGATGAGGATGAACACTGGACCAAAGATTCATCCG CCTACAACCTGTTTATAGTGGCAGCCCACGAGTTGGGCCACGCCCTCGGTATGTCCCACTCCACAGACGCCGGTGCCCTGATGTATCCCATCTATTCCTACAGCACAGGCTTCGTTCTGGCTGAGGATGACATCGAAGGCATTCAAGCTCTCTACG GTCCAAACCCAGACCAAAagaaggtgaagccaaagcctgATGCACCAGATAAGTGTGACCCCATGTTGAGTTTTGATGCTACCACAGAACTCAGGGGGGAGACCATCATCTTCAAAGACAG ATTCTACTGGCGTCTCCATCCTCAGATGCCTGAGCCTGAACAGACTCTGATCCAGTTCACGTGGCCCTCCCTCCCCAACAAGGTGGACGCAGCTTACGAGAACCCAGAGAAGGACATGGTCATCATATTCAGTG GGATCCGAATGTGGGCTTTGAACGGATACAACCTCGTGGATGGTTACCCCAAATACATCCACAAACTCGGCCTCCCCAAAACCGTGAGGAAAGTGGATGCGGCCGTTCACATCAAAGGCACGGGCAAGACTCTGCTCTTCACTGACGAGGAGTACTGGAG CTACGATGAAGCAACAGGCACCATGGACAGCGGCTACCCACGAATCATTGAGGACGATTTTCCTGGAATGGATGACGAGGTTGATGCTGCTCTTTATCAACACG GATACTTGTATTTCTTCCATGGTCACGTGCAGTATGAATACAGCTACACCGCGAGGAAGGTCATACGCATCATGTGGACCAACTCCATTCTCAACTGCTGA